CTCGGGTTCTCGAGCCAGCTCGTCTTCAACACGTTCCACAACGGGCGCCTGCACGACATGGAGCACGATGACGTCGACCTCGCCTACGCGGCCGCCCGCGCCCACAACCGCGGGATGCTCGAGTTCTGCGCCGGCGACCCGCGGCTGCTGCCGTCCCTCTACGTCCCGCTGGCCGACCCCGAGCGGGCCGTCGCCGCCACCGGGGACGCGCTGGCCCAGGGCGCGGCTGCGCTGCTCATCGCATCAGGCTGCCCGCCGCAGTACTCACCCAGCCACACCGATTTGTTCGGCGTCTGGGCCCGGGCCGAGGAGGCCGGCATTCCCGTGGTGTTCCACGTCGGCGGCACCGGCACGCTGATCGACCCTCGCTACTTCGTCAACGGCAAGCCCATTCCGCCGGACTTCCACGGCGGCGAGGAGAACTTCCGCTCGGTCGACTACATGGGCATCCCGCGCCCTCCCGAGCAGACGCTCGCGACGATGATCTTCGACGGCGTGCTCGACCGCTTCCCGAACCTGCGGATCGGCGTGATCGAGCAGGGCGCGATCTGGGTGCCGTCGTGGACGCGGCAGATGGAGGCCGCCTTCGAGGCGTTCGC
This genomic interval from Acidimicrobiia bacterium contains the following:
- a CDS encoding amidohydrolase family protein, yielding LGFSSQLVFNTFHNGRLHDMEHDDVDLAYAAARAHNRGMLEFCAGDPRLLPSLYVPLADPERAVAATGDALAQGAAALLIASGCPPQYSPSHTDLFGVWARAEEAGIPVVFHVGGTGTLIDPRYFVNGKPIPPDFHGGEENFRSVDYMGIPRPPEQTLATMIFDGVLDRFPNLRIGVIEQGAIWVPSWTRQMEAAFEAFARHEERLRGLALRPTEYVTRQVRFTPYPTEDVGWIIEQNGPEICMFSSDYPHVEGGRRPVERFEASLAGVGDEVKQRFYCDNFLDLMGRRAGRVLERSA